The DNA sequence TAGCTTTTCGGCCACTGGACCTGCTCCCTCTGCTTTCTTCTCCCGTCCGAGGAGGAAGTCGATTGTCACGTTCAGAGCATCGGCCAATCGCCGCAAGTTGTCGAACGACGGACTCCTCCGACCAGTTTCAAAGTGGGAGATGGCTGATGGCTGAAATCCTGCTTTTTCTGCTAGTTCCGACTGACTTAATCCACGGTTTTCTCGAATTTTCCGAAGCTTTGGACCGAATGATGATGAATTGTCGCTTGACAAAGGCATGACGAAACCGTATACTTTCACGTGACACTGCCGTCTCTTGCTGCGGCGTTTTTTTTGATGATTGCTATAGACGAATACGTCATATTGTATGCTACGGAAATGGATAAGGCAAGTGATGAATCAGTCATCAAATACGACTTCTCAATTTAAATACCCTTCCTTTACTGCGGCGGCCTCTGGTAGTAGTGGTAGACAGCCATAGATATTATTGGACTTCGCGGCTCCATTTTGAAATGCCAGATCAGCAATAGCAGAATAGCGGGGCATTAGTCTGGATTAATCAATTTTGGCCATAAGAAAAGGAATATGATGAATTACTTACATTCAGAAGCTCAGATCGGGGCGGATAACTGTTTTGTAGTCTCAATTTCTGGCCAAGCAAATGTGATTCTGCTCGACGATTGCAACTACCACAATTACAAATCCGGGCGATCATACAACTACCGAGGTGGACTGGCAAAACGATCGCCAATTCGATTGTCGCCACCATATTTTGGCAACTGGCACGTTATTATCGACTTAGGTGGATATTCTGGTAGCGTAAATGCAAGTATAGAAGTTTTTTGAAAAAGGATTAGAAATGAAAAAACTTGAAATTGAGATTAAATGTCCAAGCTGCAGACGCGTATTGAAGCAGCAACTTGATCAAATGAAGCATGGTAGATCACGGCGTTGCACTTGTGGGTGTGAAATTGTTTTTGAAGGAAACGATGGTCCGAGTGCTCAGCAAGCACTTGATGAATTTGAGCGCGATTTGAAAAGAATTTTTAAGTGATGCTTATAGACTGTGAGTTTCTTCCAATAATCATTCATGTAATGACACCGAAGTAGAAACTCAGCCTTCGTAAAGAACTTCCGGAATGTAAGGATCTAAACATAGTGTTAATCAAGTTATTTGTATGTCAGATGTGTGGCTACCGATTCGAAGTCAAAGTCCTTGACCGCCGAGACCCTAACGAAAAGGATATTCCTGGTTCTCCGATTTGCTGTGATAAGTGCGGTAGTGCACGGGTGGAACCAATCCGAGTTATTCGACGAGCTAGTTGAGTGGCAGGTTGTCGTAAAAGTTAACTGTAGTTATCTGATACCATTAAAGTCATTCTAAGCGAACGGCAAGAATGAGTCTGAGGACTTCATCGCAGTAGTCACAGAGCACAGCTTCGGCTGCTCAGATTGGGTATTCTTCCCTACGTCAAACTTTTCCTATCGCTAATTGCTTCTAAAGAAGCAATTGGAAAAAGAGTCAGAAACAAACGCTATTGTACATTTTTAGCATTCTGGGCAGGGCCGATATACACTTTCTGATCTGGTGTGTATGGCTCCAGACGATATTCAAATCCTTTTTGAACCATTAGGTCTTTTAAAACGGCGAATTCTTCAAACGAATCGGGAGAAACAAAAACGGCAATATAGTGTTGGCTGGGCTTGAAGTCAGCCAGACGTCTTTCAAGCGATTCCTGGATGGCGTTGTCGCCTTTCGAGATCTTTATACCGGCTGAGGAAACAGGTTCAATGTATGCCCCTTGGGGGCCTGTTTTCTCAACCACTTCATTTGTGTTGGGAACATACGAGCCTTCTCCCATCTTTCTTGCGTAAGAAGACAAATACCCCTCGCGTAGAAAAAACACCATTTCAGTTTTGCTGGTTCTTCTTAATTTTGGTAACTTAGCAGCCTGGGTTCGCGTTTCCACCTCCGTCCGAAGTCTGCTCAGCAGCGAGTTATATTCCTCTTTCGCCTGGGCGAGTGCATCGGCACTTTGTTTTGACTCTGCAGCTACTTTGTTAATTAAGGTCTGATCTTTGCTGATATTGGCGAGCGCCTGATCTTTGCTCTCTTGTAACCGGGTTAAATCTGCATTGAGCTGTGTCCATTTTCGAACGATCATTTTTGTATCAGGATCGACAAACTGGCTTTCAATGCTCTGCTGTTGATCAATCGCATTTTTGAGCTTCTGGATTCGCTCCTGCGATTTTTGTAACTCGATCTGCATTTCCATCAGTTCTGCCTCATCGGGCGGGGTGACCTGAGCAGCATCGCTGGACATGTTGATCAGAATCACGACCAGAATTGATATAAACAACACGCCCCCAAACGTATTGCAAATCGTATCTAGTAGTAATTCGAGGCTATTGCCCTCGCCGGTACGTCGCGTTCGACTCATTCTAAGCCACTCCCTGCGCCTGTTTGCGGATCGATAGCTTTTTGGTTCGCGGAGAGTAAATCAAAACCGACGTCATAATTCTTTTCTTTAAGGTGAGGCAGGAGGGAATGGAACTGCTCTATGCCATCAGGTTTGATTAACAAAACAAAATATTGTGTTGCTGGATTTCTGCCTGTCAGCCAGTCCTCGAATTGGGACACATTGGAAAACTGAGATGGTACCTGAGATTTTCCCATTTCAGCCACACTGATTTTGTTTGCAGTGAGTTCGACAAGCCAAGGCGTTTTAGATGTCCCTTCAGCAGGGTTAAAAATAACACGGTTCTCCTGCTTCATCTTCTCCAGTCGTTCTTTCAAATCCTGGACTTGTCGTTGGATTTCTTCCGTTTTATATTGTTCTTCTCTAATTTGATCCTGCTGTTCGACCGCCTTGTTTCTTTCAACTTTAGTTTCCATTTGATCTTGAGCAATACTCGTATTTTCCTTTTGCATGACTTCTGTGAGCTCAGTCAGTTCGTTGATTTGTGTTTGCAATCGAGTAGGGGAGAATCGGGTAAGATCTTCCAGCTGAGACTTTCCAGCATTGAATTGCTTTTCCAGATCTTCGACTTCTCCTACAGCATTTTTCAGCTGAGAAATAATCTCACTGGTTCTTTCTCTGGGAGACATTTCCTGGCGTTCCATCATTTCCAGTGACAGAATCAATGTAATCAGGATCATAATGCCTGTTACCGACATGATGATGTCTTGAAAAACAAAAAGTGAAAATGCTGATCTATTTTTACCACGTCGAGACATTGCAGATCTGTAAAAATTCGATGAACTGAGTGAAACGGACAGCTATGTTTGTAATCAAGAAAATGTCCGGGGATGTGATGACGCAAACAGCACAATCAACTCCACATGCTACCAGGACGTTTAACGAGATAATTTATCAATCTGCATGGCAGGCTCTCCTGTACTGAGGGTTCCTGAAAACTGTCTGCTTTTCCCATCCTCAATGATCCTGACAGTAAACCTGGTTGGATCGGGGGATCCGTGTCGACTGTAATGATGGACAAAGACACGATAGATTCCATTCTGCATACCTTTGGGAGGCCAGAAAATGTTTTCGACCGGACGAGTTGATTCGCCTCTGACATTCATGTCAACATCCAGTTCGCCCCCATCAGCAGATCGCCTGTGGTCGAATGAAATCCGTTCACCAGAGGGGCATAACACATGCAAATCCAGATCATTTCTGTTATTCCAGATCAGAGAGATCTGAACTTCACCGGTTTTCCCTCCCTCGCGTTCAACTCGCTTATTGATTTCCTCGTTATTCCCTGAGAAATTCTCATTACTGGGGCTGGCTGTCACCAGTCGACTGGCGGTGAGCAGGCCAGATGCAGGTGGTTCTTTGTCAGTCCTTCCATTTTTCATTTCAGTAGGTTTCGGCTCCTGGGACACTTCCTGTGATACTTCCTCTGGCGATTCAGCTATCGGAGTCGGGGCTACCACACTGTCTCCGCTCGCTTTCGATTCTGTAGATGACGGCAAAGTATCACCGGTCCCTGTCTTTCCTTTTGGGCCTTGTTCGCCTGACATTCCCGTTCCCTGGCTTTGTGAGGATGTTGATCTGGCAACTGTCTCCGGCTGGGTTGGGTCTTTCCATAAAAAAGTATCAGCAGCAATAGTAACAGCAGCAGAAGTCCCCCCGCCAGCACGCTGAAAATGACATTCTTCTGACTTCGATTGCGATGTTCCGCCGGCAGAGGGGGAAGATTTGTTTTGTCCGGCGTTTCATCAATGAAATCAACGATTTCAGAACTGATGTCTGATTCCTCTTTGACAGCGTTCGGTTTAATTAAAGTGGCAAGCTCAATTCTGGAATGCGTCAATCGTTCTTTTGAAAACAGTTCACGAACAGACTCTGCTCGGACCCAGCCGCTCTGATGCTCGTTTTTTACCAGCGAGCCTGGGGTGATCTGTCCCTTGTTTTTCAGGTAGATCAATTCATCCAATGAATAAGGACCACATTCTGTTTCATCGGATTTAAAGTACCAGCCGGTCATGTCGCTCAATTGTCATTCTGAGTTTCAAAGGGCATGATGCGAAGTTTATTGACTATGTTCGTAATACAGTATTCAGAACAGGAATCGAGAAATTCCTCCTCTGATTTTTTCAGGAAGGTAAGTATCAGTTGAATGAAGAGTGCTGCGATCAGTGCCTGTAAAGTCGTCTCGAAAGCAGTCGCCAGTCCTCCCGTTACCCCTTGTAGTGAAGTCTTGATCTGACTTAGTTCTTCACTGGTCTGAAGAACTTTTCCGAATCCGCCAATTGCTTGAGATAGTCCAAGTACCGTTCCAATAAATCCTAAAACCGGAATAGCCCAGATAAAACCGCTCAAAAGAGCGTAACTGGTTTCCATTGAAGATTCATCGTGTACCGCCTGCGAACGTAGAATTTCGTCAACGTCAGTAACTCGTCCCAGGTTTCTCAAATTAGAGAGAGCGATTATGATCCGATTGAAAAGTACAAAATGCCTCGGATCATCAACACATTCATAAATATTATCAATTACAGTATCCACTGTGGTTGATGACAACACAAAACTCGTATCAGAGGGAACGACAATATAAGCCAGACTTTTCTTTTGAAAGGAGAGCTTCCGGTACTTAATAAACAAAATCGATAGTGACCAGAATGAAAAAAAACAGATCAGGTACGGAATGAAACCACGCCTAGTAAACATTTCTGCGAAAAACGTTCCTTCCAGAGGAATGAGCAGCGCGTAGAAAACGACTGTCAAAATTACTCCCAACAGAATAGAGAGTAACGTATTGACACGTGTGTATCTTCCTCCTTTGAAAGCGAAACGCTGTTCTATATCCTGACGTGACCAGGAAAGAGGAACTTCAGTGGTAATAGCCAACAATCCTCCCGGAATATTTTTATGTAAAGCTCAAGTTGTCGAATTGATAGAGCAGTCAATGCTGGAACTACGAACTCGCCGCGATGACGCCGATTAGCATTAACACGAATAGAATAATAATTACGATCAAACAAACGAAAATAACTCCATATCCCAGCATCAGGCCTGCCATTGCCATACCACGACCGCTGAGTCCTCCTCCAGCCTGTTTAATCTGCTTGAGAGCGACATGACCAAAAATGACAGCCAGAATGCTCCCTAACAAAAACAAAACATTGAAACCGACCAGCCCCAGAACCAGACTGGCGACGGCCATTGGGGCTGTTCTCGTAAATTCAGACTGCCGGGTATTATTCACCTCTACAGCATTTACAACTGGAATAACTTCAGATTTCGGCGTTGCAAATAAACCAGGAATTTCACTGCCTAATTCCCACTCATCCATTCCTTCCTGGCATACATAATCGTTCGGTTTCAGGGCACCGGATGAGGCCAATGACTGAAGCTTTGAAAATGAAACTGGTCCCTGACGTTCTGAATCCTGTGAATAATACCAGTTTTTCTGATCGGTATCTGGTGCTTCCACTAACTCATATGAATCATTCTTGCTAGGAGATTCTGTTAGTTCGTCTTCTGCCTGAAATTCTAAGACTGTTTCTGTTTCCTGCTTCTTACGGACTTTGGGCTGCACTGAAGCTGGAAACAAGTCAGGACGTGAAGAGGCGCGAGTCCAGTTGATACCATCTTCGGATATTTCATTGTGTCGTCCAAAACGACCACGATTCGCTTGAACCCTGATCTGCTCAGCAGTGAGTGGCCCTTTTACATTTCCACGAATTCGTATGAAAAATTGATCTGACAAAGTATTCTGTCCTCATATTTTAATATGATCAGTTGGAATCCAACTGACGTGTCTTCTGGTCCGACTTCATCGCATCTTTTACATAAAACACAGGACGGCCTTCCTGTAAAGCAGATGAAGGTCCTGAAAGGGTTACCTTACCTTTATGAACTTCTCCAACTTTTACGATTTGAACTGTTTCAGACTTAGGGTAGATGGCAAATAAATTCTTGTTTTCCGACTCATCAGGTACCGTTTTTGTTTTACAGACCCACTTATCTTCTGCTTTATCTTCAATCATCCAGCCATACCACTCATATTGATTTGCGAGAACAGGATTCTTCCATTTCGCTTTATATGCTTCTAATGATTTGAGAGCGGTTTTCGGGTGTTCCATTCTGTCCAGAACTCGTATTGCTTTTTTTCTGGCGAGATTGCTGTGGATGTTCTCTGGATCGATCCAGTTCACGGTAAAATCAAGATTGGAATTCGCTATCAGATCTATGTGGGAAGTAAATTCCTGCTTGATAAACAAGCTGCCCTGGGATGCCACTTTTAAGATACTCTCGATCAACTGAAGTTTGAGAACCGGTTCCATCTCGGTATTTTCAAACAGCAATACCAGGATCTCGATGAAAGTCGTCTCCCACCCTTTTCGATCAAGGTCGGTCATCAGATCCTGTGCTGAGGAGCTGAATACTGCCTGTGGCGCAGCATAATTGACTTTTTCACTTTGGGGGGGATATTCAATATTTTCTTTTTCAATACGTTCGACACCACCAATTTTGACTAAGTCGAACCCTTCCAGATAATTAACCACTAGCACCGAGCCACTTGATCTGGGGGGTTCCTTGCAATAGTACCTTTTGCCATCGATTGTTCTGATCATCAGCAGGTTGGCGACAGTTTCATTGTTGAACACATTATTTAACTGATTTTGTAACTTCTCGCCGCTTTCAGAAATGCGACTATTTACAGAGTGCAGCATATCGAGCAATGGCTGAATACTTTCTGCAGCTGGAAAGCTTTTATATTCTTCCTGTACTTTTCTGGCTTCGCTTTCCCAGGCCTTTGATTCATCTGCGGAGAGTGTCCCGAAATCAGTTCGTGTGCTGCGATCGATAAACTGATTCCAGGCATTGACCCCGACCCAGACAGTAAACTCGTCCTCCAGAACCTGCTGAAGGGCTTTCCCGCGAGCCGTTTGCCGAGCATGAGAATACTTCTCCAGGGCTGATTTGTACCTGTTGCGATCTCCGATCGAATCTGTAATCTGTGACAGAGCCCGGTTCTCCCGCTGTTTTTCCAGCGTGGTAGTGACCATGGAATTCAGGGAGTTGATCAACGGAGGTACCAGGACCGCGTATTCCGCACTCACACGAGGGCGGTCATTGAGCTCGTTTGCCTGTTTTAAAAGATTTTGCAGTTGAGTGAGATTTTCCTGGTCAGCATCAGCCATGCTTGATTTTAAATTGTCTAAATCTGCCCTGAAGCGACTATCTACCTCTTCCTGCATTCCGGACTGTTTTTCATTCACCTTACGCGTCAATTCAAGAATCTGACCATACTCTGCATCGGTGATTGCGACTTCTTTCGCTTCGTCCAGGCATTTCAGGGCGGCGGGCATATTCTCCCAGCTGGCGTTCAAGACACCCCGGGCGCGAGCGTCATCAAGGATATTTTGAAATTTAACTTGCCGTCCGCTCTCTGCTTCAATCGCAAGCTTCATCTCTGCCTTGAGTTTCTTAATATCAGTACTCTCCGCAACTCTCTGATTCTCTGATTCCAATTGATCGAAGTAATTGGATACTTCTTTGAAATTTCCCGTCTCCCTGGCAGACTCAAGCAATTCGGTGGCAGCAGCCACTGATGTGGCCAGTTCTTTATTATGGATCTGTCTGACAATCAGGTAGGTTATCCCGGCGCCGATCAATAAGACTCCCATCGCAACACAGGAAATGATTAACCGCCCTTTCCGCCGAGCTGCGAGTTCCTGGTATTCGAGGCGTTCCGAAAGTCGCCGATGTAATACGTCCGGAAGCGCTCGATCGTTTTTGACAGCCTGATAATAATGTCGCTCCAGTTCTTCTTTGGGGAGCTCAGAATCTAAAGCCTGTTCCAGCTGCGAAAGTGCTGTCTGATAGTCTCGCTCCTCTTGCTCCTGCTGATCTTCCCGATCCAGCCATTCCAGAGCTGGCCCTGCCAGTTCCCATAACTGGTCGTCGTCTGAGAGATTGGCAATCGGAACCAGAGCATTCCAGCGCTGACGCAAACTGCGCGCGGTCTGAAGATTAAAATCACTGAAAGCCGTCGTCAGGCCTTCTTCGATTGCTGTCATTTCTTTGCGTGCCTCTTTGGCGCGCAGCTGCGAATGGGTGGCGGATACCTTTGAAATCAGTTTTTTCGGAGGTCTTTCCAGCCAGTTGGGATCGAGCAGTTCCTGTTCTAGTTGAGCCAGCTGTTTTGAGTCCAATTGTTTTACTGCCGTATTCGCTTCATCTTTGAGCTGATTTTGACGCGCGCGTTCGAAATCGTGCAGATCGTCTTCCCAGATCGGGTTGCTCTGGTCAGCCTCTGCCAGCCGGCGCAGAATCCCAATGCGGGTTTTTAAGGGACTGCGTGCCAGGGCATGTAATCGATTTAAACGCATGAGACCATTTAATGGTTGCTCTTCTGAATATGCTTCATTGAGGTCAGCAGCAATATCAAGTTGTAATTCCGGAGGAGCCGGCAGATCGAATTGCGAAATATAATCGACCCAGACCTCACGCCCGGGGAAGTCCAGAATCGCGACGATATCCAGCAGATTCGGGGCGATTTCACATTTTCCCAGCGCCTCTGTCCGTAATCCCTGGTGTAAAAGGTTTTCACATTCCCGCAGCCGTGTATTGGTCTCTTCAACAGCACTGACGAATCGCCCCTCCAGGGCCTCCAGTTCTTCCTGTTCCGCATCGATGTCCGAAGACAGAATCGACTGGATCTCTTCAATAATACTTTGCTGCTCTCTCATAGCTTTTTGTCCCTGACGGAATCATCGTATCGTTACAAAAGTCGTAATTGGTTCTTTGTTAAAGGAAGCTACTGTTTCTTGTTACCGGGGCTGGTTTTGATAATCACCACCTTCTCGCCTTCGATTTCGATAAACAGTTCGTAATTGATGGTCACGTTCTTCTCTAACTGGTCGAAGAGTTCCAGCATTTTGTTGCACCATGACAGGTTCTTTTCAGAGAATTCTTTTCTCATACCATATATGTTTTTTTTGTTATCAAGCTTCTTTAGTGAACTCTCATTGTTTTTTTGTATATTCTTAGCATCCTTAATACTTGTTAACCCAAAGAAATTCAGATAGTCGATATGAAATGTTTTAATATAATTAAAAGCTTGCTGATCTTGCTTAGGTAGACTGGAGTCACTTTCAATCTTACTGATAATGCTCTGGCCCTCTTGTACTTTATCTTGTTGAGCAGCTATCTCTTTCTCTATCTTGGAAAGAAACGATAGACTTGAAGTGATTCCTTTTTTGCAATCATCTATTTTACGATCAATATGCTCCAAAGAAGTGATTTCATGCCATTGTTTTTCTTTGTGATTGCTATCAAGTTCTTTGCCAAATGCTTCTGCCTGAATAGAAATTCCGCTCTCTGTGTTGCTGTCGATATTTTCTAAGCTAACGATCAGGTCAAGAAACTTTTCAGAGTCCCCTTCAGCCGTAGGGTCGAAGATGCTAGCCCGGTACTCACCATTTAGTTTTAGGGGAGTTGGTGCTGGAACACCGAATTTATTGAACCCAGCTAAGCGTTTTTGGGATATTCCCTTAATGGATACAAGAAGCTGTAGATATTCAGAAGGGGGGAAAGGTCTGGCTTCTGGCGGAAACTTAAATTTCTCCTTTTTGGAGTTAAAGCTAAGTTTTAACGGCTTGGGGTTGAGGGTGATTGGTTTCGATAGACGACAGAGCACAGAATCGCCACCAGCGGTGATTTTTAGCAGACAATATTTCAAATATTGCCATTTTTCAGGAGGTTCTTTCCCCCAAACGAAGCTAAGTGAGTTGTTGATTAACTGAAATTTTCCCACCACTTTCTGACCGAAACCACTCCCAGACTTTTTGATCACGTTCCATTGCCTTACTTTATCTGAGATCGGTTCCAGTATAAATTTACTGCCATCCCCTAGTACGATCTCACTTCCTAGAATCTGCAAATGACAACCCTGTCTCTCTTTAACAAAGACCTTAGTGAGCTCGAACGGATCACTGCTGCTATTCAAACTATGGTCATTGGAGGGCAAAGGAAGCACCCGGTGATGTTTCTTACGAACATCTTCCAGCGGTTGTTTCACTATTATTGGTGATGTGCTCACTTTAGGTTTTTCGGCTTCAAGAGGGGAATGGTCAAAGATGACAACTTCGGTTGTTTTAACCTCTTTTTCAGGAAGAATCAGTTTTGGAGCCTGCTTCTGCCGGGCTTGCTCCATGACCTCCAGGGCTTCTTTATTCTTTAACCTCGGTGCTGTCTTCGGTGTATGGGCAACCGTTTCCGGATCCTGGCTCTGTTCTGGCATAAACAGGTAACCGGCTCCCGCGCTCAACAGCAGGAGCAAAACGACTCCCGCACCAATCAGCAACTTACGCCCCCTTTTTTTCGGCTTCTGGAAATGTTTCTCCAGAGGGGGAGGACCGGAAGCTCTCCGCGTCTTCTCAATAGGAGGTGGCACAGGAGGAATCGATTCGGAGATATCGGGAAACTCTTCAGTAGAATCCTGCTGTACAATTTCTTGAGGTGGAATCAGTGCCGCTTCACGAAATTCGATCACAGTCTCTGTATTCTGCTGCTGGGGAAGTTGCCCCGTCCTTGCCGCTTCAACCAGTGTTCCTTCCGGAGCAGTTCCCAGATCAGCACAGAGGTCAATTACCTGCATCCGTGGATTACGCCGGGCGGCGTCTGCTTCCAGTGTACCATCCAGCACAAAACGCCACTGACAATCCACGCCCGCGGGCAGCTTTGTGAAATAGGTGCTGAAGGTGACTTCCCAGCGTTTCTTTTCCGATAACAGCTGTAAGGCCTCGGCGACCAGTGCAAGCGTGCTGCTACCAGCCTCGACAGGAAAGATTATTGTCTGTGTCTGATTCTTTCCTTCCAACACGGATTGTGCCAGAACACCTGCCCAGCCCGCATCGCACCAGCGCGACCAGCTGGTGCATTGGGTTAGCGGAGGGTGGTCGCCGCTTAAATGATGGCAGTTCATTTCAGTATAACGGGTTTGAGAATCCCATTCTTCGACACAGAAACCAGGCTTCTGCAACTGGTAAGCAGGGCCTGCGGGGGGACGTTCAGAACGCGTCAAAGCCACATGGTGGGCCAGCTTGTTGGTACGCCCTGTGTAGTCCTGACCGGCATCACAGATACGGGATAAAACCGAATATTCCTGACCGCCGACCGTGACCTTCAGATGGGAGTAGTTTACCGGATTCAGATGCGAGTTTTCGTCGTGTACCGCAAATGCGTGGCGGTAGCCGCTCAGGGATTCCAGGCGTTCGGTCAGGTTCCGGGCCATTCCCTGAGTAGCGATCACGGTACAGAAGCCACGGCTGCTAGGCTTCAAGCCTTGAGGGGCGGATGTGTAGACGATCTCCTGACTCATGTTAGCGAATCCCTGAATAAACGCGGCTATGATGGTGAGGAAGAGTGGTCCCGATCGGTCGTCTTTTGCCTGGTTGACGACGATACTTTCTTTTTCTGTTCCCCGTTTTTAACCGTTGCGATCAGGCCAGGTACAGAGCGGTGGAGGGCATATAGCATGGGAATTTCAATCCACATCGACTTGATATCCTTGGGACGAATACCCAAATAGCCTGATTCTTCAATCAGTTCAGGAGCTTGCCCCTGAGCGCTTGCTGGAATGTAGATCACGTCTGACGAAAAGCCTTCTACAGCAGAGACCATTTCCGGAGCATACTTTGATACGATTTCACGTACCTGCCTTGAAATATTGCGTAACTGCTTTAGATTCAGCCCCTGATAGGCAGATTGCGTGGCGCTGGTCACCCACTCTTCTTTCAAAGGCTTCCCACTGGCCAGGGAACACCAGGCATCATATTTGGTGACCACAACCACCAGGGGACGATCATCCTTTTCATGCGCCGGCAACCCCTTATAGTTTCGGATCCGGTTTGCCGCTTCCTGGAAGACCAGGTCCTGACGATTACTCCAGACATTCTTCAAAATCTGTGGATCCTGGCTTTGATCTTTACAGGCATTTCGGAACTTGGGGTGCTGTGTCGGATCAAACAAAAAGAGAAGAACTCGCGATACCGCCAGATGCTGAACCGGTCTGTTTGCATTTTCATTTCCCGGAAGAAAATGTTCGCCCGCATTGTCATACAGGCATAAAGCACGTGCGAGTCGTCTGCTGTGGGCACCGTACTGGTGTCCCGCTTCTGGTTGGATGGGAAAGACGAATGGTTTCGGATATTGCACAGTTCTCCCAGATCCATAATTGACTGTCTCGTATAATTCCCCGCCTTCCAGTTCTGTTTTTCGGAGCGCAACTAATTTATCGTCGTCAGAATTGAGAAACAGTTCTTCTTCATAATTGATTAAAAGCTGGTTGGCTTCAGGATCTGCATCACCAAAACTAAGGCCGAACTGACTGCTTAATATCGACCGTAGTTTCCAGGTCATGGCTGCCAGAAAATATGATTTCCCTGAACCGGGGGCACCCAGAATTGATATAAAGAATGGTTCCATTTCCAGTAATTGTCGGGGGATCAGCAGGTGACATTGCGGGCAGGCGAGCTTACTGCACGGGACTCCCTTAATATCCAGGGCCTTCCCCTGAACGTTGAAGCGTGTGGGGAGAAATCGCTGTTGAGCATCACTGCCCAGAAGGGGATCGCCTGTCAGATCTGAATGGGCAGCCACCCAGAGTATCTCTTCAGGGGGGAATTCATTCCAACAGTGGGGACAGATGACTTGTTTTAGCAATGTTTGAGCTGTTTTTTGCCCACGACCCGTCGACACAAATTTTCTCCCTCTGAACGATCACTCAAAGGAAACTTCCCCCCGACCATTGATATAGAAATCGTAATAATTAACGTAAATCTAACAGGATAAATCTGGCTACAGGGTGAAACAAAAGTCTCCAGTGGCATATATACTAACATGCATGTCCATCAGAAACGAGAGTTTTGATATGATTTTCTGGGGATGTGTTGCGTATCGATCATTCCAGGTAGAATTACCTGATTTTTGTGCAAATCAGAACAATTTAGTCCTTTCTCAGCTGACAGGAAAGAACTAAAAATGAATCACCGGAGCGAGGCTACTGTCTGTGGATGTTCCATTTTTTGATCTTCTTGATCTAGTTTCTTTTATCAAACTCATTTATCCAATACTCAATGGCCTTGGGATCATCAGTATCAGAGGGATTAGAAAATCGAGATTTTGCGTGTTGCTTTCGAGTAATTCGTTCAAGGTTCCAGATTACAAGAGCTCTTGATAGATAATCGCCTACTTTCAATTGTTGGTTGCCATATTGCAAAATCTTCTCGAAATAAATGTCGCGTTTGATATTTTGCAAAACCGATTCTGCTCGAACGGTTCCACCTTCATTAAAGACGTCTTTTTTTAACCGTGTCGTGTCTCCGCGAATCAAGTCCAATAAATTCTCTGCGGTTTGAAGGCGTCTCCAGGAATCCTCTAATTCTTGGGGTAGCTCTGGTTTCTCTTTTTTTTCCGCTTGCTCCTTCTCGGCATGATAGGCCTTCAGCTGATCC is a window from the Gimesia benthica genome containing:
- a CDS encoding GAP1-N2 domain-containing protein, which gives rise to MSQEIVYTSAPQGLKPSSRGFCTVIATQGMARNLTERLESLSGYRHAFAVHDENSHLNPVNYSHLKVTVGGQEYSVLSRICDAGQDYTGRTNKLAHHVALTRSERPPAGPAYQLQKPGFCVEEWDSQTRYTEMNCHHLSGDHPPLTQCTSWSRWCDAGWAGVLAQSVLEGKNQTQTIIFPVEAGSSTLALVAEALQLLSEKKRWEVTFSTYFTKLPAGVDCQWRFVLDGTLEADAARRNPRMQVIDLCADLGTAPEGTLVEAARTGQLPQQQNTETVIEFREAALIPPQEIVQQDSTEEFPDISESIPPVPPPIEKTRRASGPPPLEKHFQKPKKRGRKLLIGAGVVLLLLLSAGAGYLFMPEQSQDPETVAHTPKTAPRLKNKEALEVMEQARQKQAPKLILPEKEVKTTEVVIFDHSPLEAEKPKVSTSPIIVKQPLEDVRKKHHRVLPLPSNDHSLNSSSDPFELTKVFVKERQGCHLQILGSEIVLGDGSKFILEPISDKVRQWNVIKKSGSGFGQKVVGKFQLINNSLSFVWGKEPPEKWQYLKYCLLKITAGGDSVLCRLSKPITLNPKPLKLSFNSKKEKFKFPPEARPFPPSEYLQLLVSIKGISQKRLAGFNKFGVPAPTPLKLNGEYRASIFDPTAEGDSEKFLDLIVSLENIDSNTESGISIQAEAFGKELDSNHKEKQWHEITSLEHIDRKIDDCKKGITSSLSFLSKIEKEIAAQQDKVQEGQSIISKIESDSSLPKQDQQAFNYIKTFHIDYLNFFGLTSIKDAKNIQKNNESSLKKLDNKKNIYGMRKEFSEKNLSWCNKMLELFDQLEKNVTINYELFIEIEGEKVVIIKTSPGNKKQ